ttaaatttagaagtGAAGTACgaacacaaatttttaattaaaaaaatttgttactttttgttttatttaatagaaACATAACTgtaaatttatatcaatttcaatttctatcctctcatttttcttctcaaccaaacaaaaaagtttttcatatctCCTCTTTTCTATCATTCTAaccaaacatatataaaaataaataaatattttctatccacCCACTTTTTTATCTCCTCCccattttctattctctcaaTCTTCCACCCTTCCAACCAAACGGAGCCTTAAGGACAGAATGTGATAAGATAATCAGCTCCAGTAGGGCACGTAAATGTGCTAGTTTTATCATCATAGGCATAACTATAAGCTTGAGGGCATTGGTTCCTGAAAATCATGGAATAGTTGGTAGGTGGACATGTAGCCGGGGTACTAAAAGCACCAGTGCAACAATATTGTGGCTGATTCAAAGCCAAACATGCGCTCTTGCAAGCAATCACGCTGCCATCAGGTCCTTTCACGGCTAGCTCTGGCAGGCATACACTGTTAACATTCCCCGGGCAGCTCGTGCTTTGGCAACTAGCTGCACCTTGTAGGGTTATCGGTAAAGGCAAGTTGAACCCGTCTACGAGGCTAACATCATAGAAATCGTTTCCTCCAGAGCCAGATAAAGTGAATTCTACGAGTGATGCTGGTGGGATGGCACCTGCGCCATTGCATGCAACCTGTCCAGAGGCACAGTCGGCTGTTAAACAAGAGAACTTACCGGTACTGTCAGTGGAGCATTGGGTTCGAGCAAACATTCGGCCTGACCACGTAGCGGGAACATCAAGGGTTGTCAAGGCTCCGGTGTCTAGCTCGAAACCGGTTGATGTTAATTGTGCCCCTCCACTACCAGTTAGGGTTCCTGGCCATACTATGTAGGAGCACTTGTTTGTTAATGTGAATATTACGGAGTGAGCCCCTACACATATAAGTAAAGAGGGTTAAATAACCTTTAGTTTTACAAACTCATAGATAAGACTTACTCTTGAAAATTGACTTATAAGGGGAGAGTACtcaagagcttataaacacataaTTAAGCGTATACTTAATTTATGTAGGACACTAAGATC
The Quercus lobata isolate SW786 chromosome 10, ValleyOak3.0 Primary Assembly, whole genome shotgun sequence DNA segment above includes these coding regions:
- the LOC115965902 gene encoding thaumatin-like protein 1; its protein translation is MEIQALLGHTLAFLFFSGAHSVIFTLTNKCSYIVWPGTLTGSGGAQLTSTGFELDTGALTTLDVPATWSGRMFARTQCSTDSTGKFSCLTADCASGQVACNGAGAIPPASLVEFTLSGSGGNDFYDVSLVDGFNLPLPITLQGAASCQSTSCPGNVNSVCLPELAVKGPDGSVIACKSACLALNQPQYCCTGAFSTPATCPPTNYSMIFRNQCPQAYSYAYDDKTSTFTCPTGADYLITFCP